Part of the Xanthomonas sp. SI genome is shown below.
GGCGAACTGCCGCGCGAGGTGCTGGACCGGGTGCAGGGCCTGGGCGAGGTGTACTCGGCGCAACTGCTGGGCGAGCATCTGCGTGCGCTGGGCGAGGATTGCGCGGTGCTGGACGCGCGCGAGGTGCTGGTGGTGGATCGCGGCGAACTGGGCGTGGACGTGGATTGGGAGGCCAGCGCGGCGCGCCTGTCGGCGTGGCGAGAGCAGCATCCGCAGCAGCGCGTCGTGGTCACCGGCTTCGTCGCCCGCGACCGCGCGGGCCGCATCACCACGCTTGGCCGCAACGGCAGCGACTACTCCGGCGCGATCTTCGCCGCCCTGTTCGATGCCGACGAACTGCATATCTGGACCGACGTGGACGGCGTGCTGTCGGCCGACCCGCGGGTGGTGCCCGAAGCGGTGCAACTGGAAACGCTGAGCTACGACGAGGCCTGCGAGCTGGCCTATTTCGGCGCCAAGGTGGTGCATCCGCAGACCATGTCGCCGGCGATCGAGCGCGGCCTGCCGATCATCATCCGCAACACCTTCCAGCCCGAACATCCGGGCACCCGCATCACCGCCAGCAGCGCCAGCAGCGGCCCGATCAAGGGCCTGACCCTGAGCCCGGACCTGGCGGTGCTGAACCTGGAAGGCACCGGCCTGATCGGCGTGCCCGGCACCGCCGAGCGCGTGTTCGCCGCGCTGCGCAACGCGCGGGTGTCGGTGGTGATGATCTCGCAGGGTTCCTCGGAACATTCGATCTGCTGCGTGGTGCGGCAGAACGAATGCGAACGCGCGCGCGATGCGCTGCTGTCGGCGTTCGCGCACGAGCTGGTGGTCGGGCAGGTGCAGCGCGTGCAGCTGACTACCGGCATCAGCGTGCTGGCCGCGGTCGGCGACGGCATGGCCGGGCAGCCGGGCGTGGCCGCGCGCCTGTTCGAATCGCTGGGCCGCGCCCAGGTCAACATCCTGGCGATCGCGCAGGGGTCGTCGGAGCGCAACATCTCGGTGGCGATCGACAGCGCGCACGCGACCAAGGCGCTGCGCGCGGCGCATGCCGGGTTCTGGCTGTCGCCGCAGACCTTCTCGGTCGGGGTGATCGGCCCCGGCAACGTCGGCGCGGCGCTGCTCGACCAACTGCGCGTCGCGCAGCCGCAACTGTTGGCCAAGGCCAACCTCGACCTGCGCCTGCGCGCGATCGCCTCGCGCAGCACGATGCGCCTGGAAACCCGCGCGATCACCGGCGACTGGCGGCAGGCCTTCGCCAGCGGCCCGCAGCCCACCGACCTGGATGCGTTCACCGCGCACCTGCTGTCGGCGCACCTGCCGCATGCGGTCATCATCGATTGCAGCGGCAGCGCTGACGTCGCCGACCGCTACGCCGGCTGGCTCGCCGCCGGCATCCATGTGGTCACCCCGAACAAGCAGGCCGGCGCCGGGCCGCTGGCGCGCTTCCATGCGATCCGTGCCGCCGCCGAGAGCAGCGGTGCGCGTTTCCGCTACGAGGCCACGGTCGGCGCCGGCCTGCCGGTGATCACCACGCTGCGCGACCTGGTCGATACCGGTGACGAAGTCACCGCGATCGAGGGCATCTTCTCCGGCACCCTGGCCTGGCTGTTCAACAAGTACGACGGCAGCGTGCCGTTCTCGCAACTGGTCACCGACGCGCGCGGCATGGGCTATACCGAGCCGGATCCGCGCGACGACCTGTCCGGCACCGACGTGGCGCGCAAGCTGGTGATCCTGGCGCGCGAGGCCGGGCGCGAACTGAGCCTGGAGGACGTGGCGGTGGAGAGCCTGGTGCCGGAGGCGCTGCGCCAGGCCAGCGTGGAGGATTTCATGGCGCGGCTGCACGAAGTGGATGCGGCGTTCGCGCAACGCCTGCAGGCGGCCAGGGCGCGCGGCTGCGTACTGCGCTACGTGGCGCAGCTGGCGCCGGACCGCGCGCCCAGCGTCGGCCTTGTGGAATTGCCGGCCGAGCATGCCTTCGCCAACCTGCGCCTGACCGACAACGTGGTGCAGTTCACCACCCGCCGCTATTGCGACAATCCGCTGGTGGTGCAGGGGCCAGGTGCTGGTCCGGAAGTCACCGCCGCCGGCGTGTTCGCCGACCTGCTGCGGGTGGCGGCGGGCGAGGGCGCACGGCTGTGAGCCAGGCGCAGACCTCGCCGGCGCCGCAGTCCGCTGCCCGCGCCGTGCCGCGCGAGGCGCGCGCCTTCGCGCCGGCCTCGGTGGCCAATGTGGCGGTGGGTTTCGATCTGCTGGGCTATGCGGTGGAGGGTGTCGGCGACACGGTGAGCGTGCGCCGCATCGATGCGGCGGAGGTGCGTATCGCCGCGATCCGCGGCACCACGGTGGCGTTGCCGCTGGAGGCTGCGCGCAACACCGCCGGCGCGGCGCTGATCGCCTTGCGCGAGGCATTGGCGCTGCCGTTCGGCTTCGAGCTGGAGATCGACAAGGGCATCCCGCTCAGCTCCGGCATGGGCGGTTCGGCGGCCTCGTGCGTTGCTGCGCTGGTGGCGGCCAATGCATTGCTGGATGCGCCGTTGTCGCGCGAGCAGCTTTATCTGTATTCGCTGGAGGGCGAGGCGGTGGCCAGCGGCAGCCGCCACGGCGACAACCTCGGCCCGATGTTCCTGGGCGGGCTGGTGCTGTCCACGCTGCAGCGGATGGTGCCGGTGCCGGTGCCTGCGGCTTGGCACAGTCTGCTGGTGCATCCGGATGCGGTACTGGAGACGCGCCGCGCGCGCGAGGCGCTGGCCGGCGAGTACCGGCTCGGCGAATTCGTGGCGCAGAGTTCGAATCTGGCGCTGGTGCTGGCGGGCTGCCATGCCGGCGACGAGGCGCTGGTGCGCGCGGGCTTGCGCGACGTGCTGATCGAGCCGCGGCGTGCGCCGTTGATCGTCGGTTTCGATGCGGCCAAGGAGGCCGCGTTGGCGGCGGGTGCGATGGGCGCGAGCATTTCCGGCGCCGGCCCTAGCGTGTTCGCTTGGTTCCCGACGCGCGCGGCGGCCGAGGCGGCCGCGCCGGCGGTGCAGACGGCATTCGCGGCAGCCGGCTTCGACAGCCAGCATTGGGTATCGCCGCTGCAGTGTCCGGGCGCCCGATTGCTGTAGCGGCGCGTAGCTCGCTGTTGCTGTTGCTGTTGCTTTCGAGGTTGTTTTTGCTGTTGCTCTTGTTGTTGCTTTTGCTGTTGCCGTACCGGGTTCCCTTCCGAAGCGGCGGCCATGGCGGGGAAAAACCCCGAAGGGGCGGCGCACATGGATGTGCGCCGTTCGCGGCAGGGGCAGGATGCCCCTTCCGCGAATCCCCGTCATGGACGCGGACCCGGAGCGCGCAGCGCGGAGGGCGCTAGGCAGGGCGCGCTTTCTTTTGGTTACTTTTCTTTGCGCGAGCAAAGAAAAGTGACTCGCCGCAAGGCGAAAGCCTTTGCCTCTGCTTTTGCTTTGGTCTGAAGATTCAAAGCAAGAGCAAGAGCAAAGCTTCCGCTGACGCGGGTCACTTTTCTTTGCTTGTGCAAAGAAAAGTAACCAAAAGAAAGCACACCCGGGCGGCGCGCCCTCCGCGCTGCGCGCTACGGGTGCGCAAGCAGGATGGGAATTTTCGGAAGGCACATCCATGTGCCTGCCGAAAACGACGCGCATCCTGCGCGTCGCCCCCTTCGGGGGTTGTACCCATCCTGCTTGCCGCGCCTCACGGGAGATCGAAAAGCAAAAAAAGCAACAGCCGAAGCAAGGGCAGAGCAACAACAAGAGCAATAACCAAGCAGTGCCACAGTCACGGATGACAGTGCGATCGAATTCCCCCTGCCGATGGAACCACCATGAACTTCATTTCCACCCGTAATGCCGCGCCTGCCGCCAGCCTCAGCCAAGCCATCGCCGCCGGCCTGGCGCCCGATGGCGGGCTGTACGTGCCCGAGCGCATGCCGCCGGCGCGCGAACTGCGTCCTGGCGCCAGCCTGACCGAGACCGCCGCGACGCTGCTGGCGCCGTTCTTCGACGGCGACGCGCTCGCCGCCGAGCTGCTGGCGATCTGCGCCGAAGCTTTCGATTTCGATGCGCCGCTGCAGCCGCTGGCCACGCCCGGCGACCATGCGCTGGAGCTGTTCCATGGGCCGACCGCCGCGTTCAAGGACTTCGGCGCGCGCTTCCTGGCCGCCTGCCTGGCGCGGTTGCGCCGCGATGCCGCCACGCCGCTGACCATCCTCGTCGCCACCTCCGGGGATACCGGCGCCGCGGTCGCCGCCGCCTTCCATCGCCAGCCCGGGCTGCGCGTGGTGGTGCTGTATCCGGACGGGCGCGTGTCGCCGCGGCAGGCGCACCAGTTGGGCTGCTTCGGCGACAACATCCAGGCGCTGCGCGTGGCCGGCTCGTTCGACGACTGCCAGGCGCTGGTCAAGCAGGCCTTGAACGATGTCGACCTGCAGGCGCAGGCGCCGCTGAGTTCGGCCAACAGCATCAGCCTGGGCCGGCTGCTGCCGCAGATGAGCTATTACGCGCATAGCGCGCTGGTGCATTACGCCGGGCGTGCGCAGCCGCTGAACCTGGTGGTGCCGACCGGCAACCTGGGCAATGCGCTGGCGGCGATCCTGGCGCGCGGGCTGGGCGTACCGCTGGGCCGCATCGTGCTGGCGACCAATGCCAACCACGTGCTGCCGGACTATTTCGCCGGCGCCGACTACGCGCCGCAGCCCAGCGTGGCCACCGTCGCCAATGCCATGGACGTCGGCGCGCCGAGCAATTTCGAGCGCCTGCGTTGGCTGTACCGCGGCGACGATGCCGCGTTGCGCGCGCAGTTCCAGTCCTATTCGGTGGACGATGCGCAGATCCGCCAGCTGATCGGCGAGCGCTTCCGCCGCTACGGCGAAGTGCATTGCCCGCATACCGCCACCGCGTTGCACGTGTTGCAGCAGATCCGCGCCGAGGGCGCCGAGGCCGATGCCGGCGATTGGGCGGTGGCGGCGACCGCGCATCCGGCCAAGTTCGAGGCGGTGGTCGAGCCGCTGATCGGCCAGCCGGTGCCGGTACCGCCGGCGTTGGCCGCCTTGTTGCACCGGCCGGCGCACGCCGAGCCGATCGCGCCGGACTACGCGACGCTGCGCGCGCGCCTGCTGGCCGGCTGAGACCGGCCGCTGCCGCCTGACCCGGCAGCGGCGGCGCCGCTGTCCGGGCCGCCGCGCTGCAGCCTGCGCTCCGCGCGCACGGCGGCGCGCGGTCCGCGGCGCAGAGTCAGTCCTGATCCTGCGGCTGCAGCCGCAACCAGGCGGCCTGCACCACGCTGCGGACCTGCAGCCAGTCCAGGCGCGAGCGCGGGTGGTCGCGCAGGAACACGTCGCGCAGCTGCGGGGCGACATCCTCGAAGCGCTGGCCGTGGTACTTCAGGTAGGCGTCGTAGGCCAGTTTCAGCGCCGGCTCGTAGTCGGTGAACGTATGCCCGGGCTGGTGGAACGGGGCCTGGGCGAAATGCGCCTTCCAGTAATCCAGCTCCCTTTCGCGGTCCAGCACCACGCAGGCGCGTGGGTCGTGCAGCACATCGATGGCGACGAGCATGGTTGCCCTCCCAGTGGTTCCCCCCTCCGGCACCGCGGCGGCGCCGCAGGTGTATCGCGGCGCAAGTCTATGCCTGGGCGCGTGGCAAGGCATGGCCGCGGTCTGAAGCATTCACGGATGGGCGGCGGACAGGGTCTGCACCGGTCCGCGAGCGTCGGTCCGCTTGGGCCGCGCCCTCAGGCTACAACCAGCTCCGCGGTTCGAAAGCTGTCGCGGCCCGCCGGGTTGTCCACAGCGCATGTGGAGCGTTGCCCTGGAAACCTGTGGATAAGTCGGTGCGGGCGTGGTGGTGCAAGGCGTAGACAGGGACTGGCGAAAAAATCGCCGCCGTCCATCGGCTCACGCTTCGTCGGACGCCAGCCGGTGCAGTGCGGCGAAGTCGCGGATCTCGACCACGTGCAGCTGCGGCAGCGCGATCAGGCCTTGCTGGCGCAGCTTGGTGAAGGTGCGGCTGACCGTTTCCATGGTAAGGCCGAGATGGTCGGCGATATCGCCGCGGCCCATCATCAAGGTCACGGTGTTGCCCGGATCGCCTCGGCTGGCGGTGCGCGCCGCCAGCTTCAGCAGGAAGTCGGCGAGCTTTTCCATCGGTTGCAGGCGCGCCAGCGACAGCGCCGCATCCTGAGCCGCGTCCAGTTCCAGGCAGGCGCGCTGCAGCAGTTTGCGTTCCAGCTGCGGGTACTGCGTGCGCAGCAGTCGCATATTCGCCACCGAAACCCGGCACACGCGGCTGTCGGCGATCGCTTCGATGTCGTTGCGGTATTTCTCCGATTCGCTCAGGCCCACGTAGTCGCCCGGCAGCACGAAGCCGACCACCTGGCGGCGGCCGTCGGCCAGGGTGCGGACCAGGCGCAGCGCGCCGGAGGTGACGGTATAGACCGCTTGCCGCGCCTCGCCGGTGCGGACCAGGGTGGCGCCGGCGGCGTAGGACAGCGAGGTGGTCACCTGCTCCAGCGCCTGCACTTCGTCGCAGGCCAGCGCCGAGCAGATCGCCAGGTGGCGCACGGCGCAATGCATGCATTCGTGCGCGTTCGGATCGCGGGCCGCGGCGGGTTCGGCATAGGGCAGGGCGAAGCCGGGGACGGTCCGGTGCATGCGCTTGGCGGGCGGAGTGGTCACGCCGGGATGATACGCCGATACGTTCGCCGGCACCCCGGTACGGCTAGAATTGGCGTCTGTTTGCCCCCAAGACGCAGGAGTTTTGCACGTGATCAAGCCCCGTACGCCGCCCGGCATCATGGAATTGCTGCCGCGCGAGCAGATCGCGTTCCAGCGCATGCTGGACGTCATCCGCCGCAACTACGAGCGGTTCGGGTTCCTGCCGGTGGAGACGCCGGTGTTCGAACTGTCCGACGTGTTGCTGACCAAGTCCGGCGGGGAGACCGAGCGCCAGGTGTATTTCGTGCAGTCCACCGGCGCGCTGGCCAATGCCGAGGCCAGCGGCGAGGGCGGGCTGCCGGAACTGGCGCTGCGCTTCGACCTGACCGTGCCGCTGGCGCGCTACGTGGCCGAACACGAGCACGAGCTGAGCTTCCCGTTCCGCCGCTACCAGATGCAGCGCGTGTACCGCGGCGAGCGCGCCCAGCGCGGCCGTTTCCGCGAGTTCTACCAGTGCGACATCGACGTGATCGGCAAGGATGCGCTGAGCATCCGCTACGACGCCGAAGTGCTGGCGGTGATCCACGCGGTGTTCGCCGAACTGGGCATCGGCGCGTTCGCGGTGCAGTTGAACAACCGCAAGCTGATGCGCGGCTTCTTCGAGAGCCTGGGCGTGGCCGAGGGCGAGCGCCAGTTGGCGGTGCTGCGCGAGGTCGACAAGCTGGACAAGCGCGGCGCCGACTATGTGCGCGAGACGCTGGCCGGGGAGGGTTTCGCCATCCCGGCCGAGCAGGTCGAGCAGATCCTGGCCTTCGTCGCGGTGCGCTCCAGCGGCCACGACGACGCGCTGGCACGGCTGGATGCGCTGGACGCGGCGGCCGCCTCGAGCGCGACGCTGCGCGAGGGCGTGGCCGAGCTGCGCGAGGTGCTGGCCCTGGTCAAGGCGCTGGGCGTGCCGGAAACCGCGTACTGCCTGAACTTCTCCATCGCCCGCGGCCTGGACTACTACACCGGCACCGTCTACGAGACCCTGCTGACCGACTACCCGCAGATCGGCTCGATCTGCTCGGGCGGACGCTACGAAGACCTGGCCAGCCACTACAGCAAGTCCAAGCTGCCGGGCGTGGGCATCTCCATCGGCCTGACCCGCCTGTTCTGGCAACTGCGCGAGGCCGGGCTGATCGAGGGCATCGCCTCCAGCAGCGTGCAGGCGATGGTGGCGCTGATGGACGAGGCCAAGCTGGACGACGCGCTGGACATCGCCCGGCGGCTGCGCGTCGGCGGCATCAATACCGAAGTGCAGATGGAGCCGAAGAAGGTCGGTAAGCAGTTCCAGTACGCCGCACGCGCCGGCATCCGCTTCGTGGTGCTGGCCGGCGACGACGAACTGGCGCGCGGCGTGGTTGCGGTCAAGGACCTGGTGCGCGAGCAGCAGTTCGAGGTCGCCCGCGACGAACTGGCCAGCGCCCTGCTGGTCGAGCTGGAGCAGGCCAAGGTCATGCCCTGAGCGGGTTTGCCGAGCGTGGTGTGGCGCAACCGGGACGGTCGCGCCGCATGTCCCTTGTGGGAGCGACTTCAGTCGCGACGCGGATGATCAGGGCCTGTCGCTACTGAAGCCGCTCCTGCGCCTTTGGGCCTATGCGGTGGGTGTGAGTGCCTGTCGCGGCTGAAGCCGCTCCTACAAAGTGCACGAAAGCGCGCACACGCCGCCCCCTGTAGGAGCGGCTTCAGCCGCGACAGATCGCATGGCGCCCTCGCGCTCATCGGTGATCGAACACATCCACACAACGCCCCTGCACGCCGCGGCTTGACCCGGCCTGTCCAATCGCGCTAATGTACTAACACGCTATTACATTATCGCAATGAAACAACGACCCGCCACGCAACCCGATCGCGACAGCGACACCTCGTTCAAGGCGCTTTCGCGCGCCTTGGCCCACCTGAGCAAGCCGCAGGAGGTCGCCGCGTTCCTGCAGGACCTGTGCACGCCGGCCGAGCTGGAGGCGATGTCCGACCGCTGGCGGGTGGTGCCGCTGCTGCTCAAGGGCGTCCCGTACCGCGAGATCCACGAGCTGACCCAGGTCAGCGTGACCACCATCGGCCGCGTCGCGCGGACCCTGGAATACGGCGCCGGCGGCTATGCCACGGCGCTGCGCCGGCAAGCGGCGCGCCCCTCCGATTCCCATTGAGATGTCCTGATGAGTGCTTCCCTGGCAGCGCCGGCGCGTGACCGGCTGCGTATCGCGATCCAGAAGAGCGGCCGCCTGGCCGAGCCGGCGCGGGCGGTGCTGGCCGCCTGCGGGCTGAGCTGGCGCGAGAGCCGCGACAAGTTGTTCTGCTACGGCGAGTCGCTGCCGGTGGACCTGTTGCTAGTGCGCGACGACGACATCCCCGGGCTGATCGCCGACGGCGTCTGCGATTTCGGCATCGTCGGCCGCAACGAGCTGGAAGAGCAGGCCGGCGAGCGCCGCCGCAACGGCCTGCCGGAAGCCTACCGCGCGCTGCGCGGACTGAACTTCGGCCAGTGCCGGCTGATGCTGGCGGTGCCCGACAGCTGGGAGTGGACCGGCTCGGAGCAATTGCAGGGCAAGCGCATCGCCACCAGCTATCCGGCGGTGCTGGCCGACTGGCTGGAAGCGCGCGGCCTCGACGCGCAGGTGGTGGAACTGTCCGGCTCGGTGGAAATCGCGCCGCGCCTGGGCACCGCCGACCTGATCTGCGACCTGGTGTCCAGCGGCGCGACCCTGGCCGCCAACCAGCTCAAGCCGGTGGAGACGTTGCTGGAAAGCGAGGCGGTGCTGGCCGGGCCGGTGCGCGAACCGGGCGACGCCCGCGCCGCGCTGGCGGCGATGCTGCTGCGCCGGCTCGACGGCGTGCTCAAGCTGCGCGACAGCAAGCTGCTGATGTTCCGCGCCTCGCGCGATCACGTCGCCGAACTGACCCGGCTGCTGCCCGATGCCGACCCGCTGGTGCAACTGCCCGGCGACGGCGATGGCCCGCTGCAGTTGCAGACCATGTGCCACGGCGCGATCACCTGGCAGCGCATGGAGGAACTGGAGCGCGCCGGCGCGCAGGGGCTGATGGTGTTGACGGTGGAGCGCTCGCTGGCATGAACCGACTGGATTGGAATTCGCTCGACGCGCAGGCGCGCACGCAGGCCCTGACCCGGCCGGCGCAGACTGTCGCCGCGCAGACCCGCGCCGCGGTGGCGCAGCTGCTGGACGACGTGCGCGGCCGCGGCGATGCCGCATTGCGCGAGATCACCGCGCGTTTCGACGGCGTGGTGCTGCAGAGTTTCGAAGTCGGTGCCGACGAGTTCGCCGCCGCCGAAGCGGCGGTGCCGCCAGTGCTGCGCGAGGCGATGGCGCAGGCCGCGGCGCGGATCGAGACCTTCCATCGCGCCGGCATGGCGCAGCCCTATGCGGTGGAAACCGCGCCGGGCGTGGTCTGCGAGCGGGTAGTGCGGCCGATCGGCCGGGTCGGCCTGTACGTGCCGGCCGGCAGCGCGCCGCTGCCGTCCACCGCGCTGATGCTGTGCGTGCCGGCGGCGCTGGCCGGTTGCCGCGAGGTGGTGCTGTGCACGCCGCCGCGCGCCGACGGCTCGGCCGATCCGGCGGTGCTGGTCGCGGCGAAGCTGACCGGCGTGGATCGCGTGTTCAAGCTCGGCGGCGCGCAGGCGATCGCGGCGATGGGTTTCGGCACCGAGTCGGTGCCGTCCTGCGACAAGCTGTTCGGGCCGGGCAACGGCTACGTCACCGAGGCCAAGCAGCAGGTGGCACAGGCCGGCGCGGCGGCGATCGACATGCCGGCCGGGCCGTCCGAGGTGCTGGTGATCGCCGATGGCGGCGCCGACGCCGCGTTCGTCGCCGCCGACCTGCTGTCGCAGGCCGAGCACGGCCCGGACTCGCAGGTGCTGCTGCTGTCCGACAGCGCCGAGCTGATCGATGCGGTCGAGGACGAGATCGAGCGCCAGCTGGCGACGCTGCCGCGTGCGGCGATCGCGCGCCAGGCGCTGGCCGCCTCGCGGCTGATCCAGGTCGGTACGCTCGAGGACGCCTTCGCGATCAGCAACCGCTATGCGCCCGAGCACCTGATCCTGGCGTTGCGCGAGCCGCGCGGCTGGCTGGAGCGGGTCGAGGCGGCCGGCTCGGTGTTCCTCGGCGATTTCACCCCGGAAGCGCTGGGCGACTATTGCAGCGGCACCAACCACGTGCTGCCGACCAACGGCGCGGCGCGCGCCTACAGTGGGGTCAGCGTCGCCAGCTTCCAGAACTTCGTCAGCGTGCAGAGCGCCAGCCGCGCCGGCATCGCCGCGATCGGCGCCTGTGCGGTGATCATGGCGCGCGCCGAAGGCCTGGACGCGCATGCCAATGCGGTGGCGCTACGGATGGAGAAGGCGGCATGAGCGCGCCGAACGACACGCAGATGCCGGGATCGATGCTGGCGCTGGTCCGCCACGACCTGCGCGACTTCGCCGGCTATTCCTCGGCGCGCAGCAGCGCGCTGCACGGCGAGGTCTGGCTCAACGCCAACGAATCGGCCTGGGCCAACCCCGCCGACCGCGACGCCGGCAACCGCCGCTATCCGGATCCGCAACCGCCGGCGTTGCGAGCGGCGCTGGCGTCGCTGTACGCCTGCGCGCCAGAGCAGTTGCTGCTCGGCCGTGGCAGCGACGAGGCCATCGACCTGCTGCTGCGCGCGCTGTGCGAGCCGGGCCGCGACGCGATCGTGATCACCCCGCCGGTGTTCGGCATGTATGCGGTGTGCGCGCGGCTGCAGAACGCGCGCATCGTCGACGTGCCGTTGCGCGAGGATGCGACCGGACTGGTTACCGACGTCGATGCGGTGGTCGATGCGGCGCTGAGCCAGATGGCCAAGCTGGTGTTCCTGTGCTCGCCGGGCAATCCCAGCGGGGCGGCGATCCCGCTGGCCGACATCGAACGTGCCGCCGAACGCCTGCATGGGCGCGCCTTGCTGGTGGTCGATGAGGCCTACGGCGAATTCTCTGATGTGCCGTCGGCGACCACGTTGCTGGCGCGGTATCCCAACCTGGCGGTGTTGCGCACGCTGTCCAAGGCGCATGCGCTGGCCGCGGTGCGGATCGGCTGCGTGATCGCCGATCCGGCGCTGATCGCGGTGCTGCGCCGCTGCCAGGCGCCGTACCCGATTCCGGCACCGTGCACGCAGCTGGCGTTGGCCGCGCTGCAGGCCGAGCCGTTGCGGCAGACCGCGGCGCGCGTGGCCGAGATCCGCCGCGAGCGCGAGCGCATGTCCGCCGCGCTGGGCGCGCTGCCCGGCGTGCGCCGCGTGTATCCTTCGCAAGGCAACTTCCTGCTGCTGCGCTTCGACGATGCCGAAGCCGCGTTCCGCGGCTTGCTCGGCGCTGGCGTGGTGGTGCGCGACCAGCGCGCCGCGCCGACCCTGGGCGATGCGCTGCGCATCACCCTCGGCACCGCGGAGCAGAACCAGCGCGTGTTGGGTGCGCTGCAGGCGGGGAGGGCGGCGGCATGACCCCGATCCTGTTCGTCGACCGCGACGGCACCCTGATCGAGGAGCCGGCCGATTTCCAGATCGACGCCTACGAGAAGCTGCGCTTCGTGCAGGGCGTGATCCCGGCGATGCTGAAATTGCGCGATGCCGGCTACCAGTTCGTCATCGTCACCAACCAGGACGGCCTGGGCAGCGACGCCTATCCGCAGGCCGCGTTCGACGGCCCCAACGACCTGATGCTGCAGATCTTCGCCAGCCAGGGCATCGCCTTCCGCGAGGTGCTGATCGACCGCAGCTGGCCGGCCGACAACGCGCCCACGCGCAAGCCCGGCATCGGCCTGATGCTGCCGTACCTGCAGGACCGCAGCATCGACTGGGTGCGTTCGGCGATGGTCGGCGACCGCCTCACCGACATCCAGTTCGCCGAGAACCTGCGCATCCGCGGCTTCCAGCTGAAGACCGAGCAGTTCGGCGGCGACTGGGACTGGGTCGGCATCGCCCACGAATTGGCCGACGCGCCGCGTCGCGCCACCGTGCAGCGCGATACCAAGGAAACCCGGATCCGCGTCGAGATCGATCTGGACCTGGCGCGCGATCCGCACTGCGCCACCGGCCTGCCGTTCTTCGACCACATGCTCGAGCAGATCGGCAAGCACGGCGGCTTCGCCCTGGACGTGCGCGCCGA
Proteins encoded:
- the hisB gene encoding bifunctional histidinol-phosphatase/imidazoleglycerol-phosphate dehydratase HisB, producing the protein MTPILFVDRDGTLIEEPADFQIDAYEKLRFVQGVIPAMLKLRDAGYQFVIVTNQDGLGSDAYPQAAFDGPNDLMLQIFASQGIAFREVLIDRSWPADNAPTRKPGIGLMLPYLQDRSIDWVRSAMVGDRLTDIQFAENLRIRGFQLKTEQFGGDWDWVGIAHELADAPRRATVQRDTKETRIRVEIDLDLARDPHCATGLPFFDHMLEQIGKHGGFALDVRAEGDLHIDEHHTIEDTGLALGQALRQALGDKRGIGRYGFDPPDSPWPAADAAGRAGFTLPMDETLASAALDFSGRPYFVFEGEFKRERVGDLPTELVPHFFRSLCDAAGLNLHLRVHGDNDHHKVEACFKALARALRQALRREGVALPSTKGVL
- the hisD gene encoding histidinol dehydrogenase; translated protein: MNRLDWNSLDAQARTQALTRPAQTVAAQTRAAVAQLLDDVRGRGDAALREITARFDGVVLQSFEVGADEFAAAEAAVPPVLREAMAQAAARIETFHRAGMAQPYAVETAPGVVCERVVRPIGRVGLYVPAGSAPLPSTALMLCVPAALAGCREVVLCTPPRADGSADPAVLVAAKLTGVDRVFKLGGAQAIAAMGFGTESVPSCDKLFGPGNGYVTEAKQQVAQAGAAAIDMPAGPSEVLVIADGGADAAFVAADLLSQAEHGPDSQVLLLSDSAELIDAVEDEIERQLATLPRAAIARQALAASRLIQVGTLEDAFAISNRYAPEHLILALREPRGWLERVEAAGSVFLGDFTPEALGDYCSGTNHVLPTNGAARAYSGVSVASFQNFVSVQSASRAGIAAIGACAVIMARAEGLDAHANAVALRMEKAA
- the hisC gene encoding histidinol-phosphate transaminase, producing MSAPNDTQMPGSMLALVRHDLRDFAGYSSARSSALHGEVWLNANESAWANPADRDAGNRRYPDPQPPALRAALASLYACAPEQLLLGRGSDEAIDLLLRALCEPGRDAIVITPPVFGMYAVCARLQNARIVDVPLREDATGLVTDVDAVVDAALSQMAKLVFLCSPGNPSGAAIPLADIERAAERLHGRALLVVDEAYGEFSDVPSATTLLARYPNLAVLRTLSKAHALAAVRIGCVIADPALIAVLRRCQAPYPIPAPCTQLALAALQAEPLRQTAARVAEIRRERERMSAALGALPGVRRVYPSQGNFLLLRFDDAEAAFRGLLGAGVVVRDQRAAPTLGDALRITLGTAEQNQRVLGALQAGRAAA